GCGAGCAGAACACGGAGGCCGCCATCGTCAAGACCATCGGCCAGGCCGTCAACGAGCCCGACCGAAGCGGGGTGTCGATTCCCGACCGGGGACTCGGCACGGGCGACTACTACAAGCGACTCTGGCAGGCCGTCGACGCCTGTACCGACGTGACGATCGTCATCCTCGACGAGATCGACATGCTCGAGGACGACGAGGTTCTCCGGAAGCTCTCGCGGGCCGGCGAGAATCGCCGGATCTCTGACTCCCGGGTCGGCATCATCGGCATCTCGAACAAGATCGACTTTCCCGACGGGCTCTCAGAACGAGTCAAGTCGAGTCTCGCGCGGGACGAACTGGTGTTTCCACCCTACGACGCGACGCAGCTGGTGGACATCTTAGAGAAACGCCGTGATGCGTTCCACGAGGGCGTGCTGACCGACGACGTCATCCCGCTGACGTCGGCGCTGGCCGCCCAGGAGCACGGCGACGCGCGCAAGGCGATCGACATCCTCCGGAACGCCGGCCGACTGGCGAAGAAGGGCAACGACGCCTTAGTCGCCGAGGAACACGTCCGGGCGGCCAAAGAGAAGACCGAGGCCGACCGCTTCAACGAACTCATCGAGGGCTCGCCCCAGCAGGCGAAGGCAATCCTCTACGCGCTGACGCTGCTGACCGAGAACAGTATCAGCGAGGAGTTCCCGACGAAGGTCATCTACAGCCAGTACAAGGGGATCGCCGGCCGGCTCGGTCTCGACGCCCTCTCCGAGCGACGCGTCCAGGAGATCCTTCAGGAGCTGAACTTCCTCAACGTGATCCAGTCAGAACGCGAGGGCCGTGGCCGGGGCCGGGGCGCACACGCCAAACACCGGCTGCTCGAGGACCCGTCGATCGTGAAGAAGGTGCTGTTACGGGACTCGAGGCTCTCCACACTCGACGCGTGACGGCGGCGGTCAGAACGGGGGCTGCCTTCTGTATCGACGGCGTCGCAGGGGGTGTACTCGAGTTCCGTTCGGAGAATCCGGTCGACGTCGGCCAGTGTCTCGACCACTGTGAGAACGAGGTCGCGCCGGTCGGTCATCGACTCCGCTGCTCGCGTTCTCGCTCGAGTCGACGACAGCCATAGACGAGCGTATCGGGAATTACCGCGGCGTTCTCCTGGAGGAGGGTCACGACCACCGCAACCTCCTCGAAGTTCGGCCCGCGCCAGGCCCGAAACGGGTCCGCCTCCCATCGAACGAATCCCGAATCGGCCAGCAACGGGAGATGCCGATGGTGCAGGTGAGTGCCGAGCGTCTCGCGGTCTGGAGGGACGGTCGGCGACATCGCAGCCTCCGGCAGCGAAACCGGTTGGCCGGCGCCTGCGTCGAGGAGTGTCACGACCAGCTGCCGACGTGGCTCGGCCATCAGCGCCTCGAACACCCGATCCCATCGCTCGATAACTCGCTTGCCGTCTTCGAGCCGCTCGACAGTCATACCCGATACCATACAGCTGCGGTTACAAATTGATTGTGGTTGGTTAACACAATACACATTGGATTATCGCAAATTCGTCGACGGACGTCCATTCGCTCGAGCAGCCGACCGACCGCGAATCTCACACCGTCGTCCGATCGCGAACCCTCGAGAGCGTCTCACACACTCGATCCCAGTGACTCCCCTGCCAGAAGTGCTGACCGCAGTCTCGACACCGCCAGATCGGCCCGTCTACGGGATCGGGAGCGTACCCGGGCGTCGGTTCCGTCCGGTCGACGGCCTCGAGCGGTCCGTTGCACGCGCCACAGCGTTCGGGCTCGTCGCTCGGCGTGAGGTCGACGCCCGCGGCCGCGAGTGCTTCGAGCTGGTCCTCGACGTCCCGGGACTCGAGCAGGATCGACTCCTCGGCGCGCGTCGCGAGCTGGACGTCCCGCGTGAGGATCGTTCGGCCTTCGGCCGTGGCGACCGCGAGCAGTTCGTCGTCGTCCTCGAGGTCGCGGTCGGCCGCGTAGACGGCGTCGTGGCCGCACATCCGCAAGTAGGCGACGATCCCGCCGCACATGACGTCGATCAAAACGTGCATTCAGTCAGTGCAGGAACGCCCGGAGTTCCTCGAGCGACCAGGTGTTGACCACGGCCGCCGGTTCGGCCCAGCCCCGACGGGCGGTGTGAACGCCCCACCGCATGTACTCGAGCGTCGCGGGCCGGTGGGCGTCGGTGTTGATCGCGATCGTCGCTCCCTCTTCGATGGCGGCCTGGACGGCGCTTCCCCAGAGGTCGAGCCGCCGGGGATTGGCGTTGACCTCGAGGGCAGTGTCGTGTTCGGCGGCGGCGCGGGCGAGCGCCCGAGCGTCGAACGCGAGTCCCTCGCGCTGGTTGAGCAGCCGGCCGCTGGGGTGGCCCAGGATGTCGACGGCGGGATGCTCGGCGGCCCGACACAGCCGTTCCGTGGCCGTCTCCGCGTCCTGGTCGAGCGCGCTGTGTGGCGAGGCGACGATCAGATCGAGCGCGTCGATCACCGCCTCGGAGAGGCCGATCTCGCCCTCGGCGTCGATATTGGCCTCGATGCCGGCGAACACCTCGATCTCTGTCGCCGCGTCCACCTCGCGGATCGCCTCGACCTGCTCTACGATTTCGGTCTCTGAGAGGCCCATCCCGCCGACGACGCCCGGGCCCTCGGCGTGGTCGGCGACGGCGTAGTACTCGTAGCCGCGTTCTTCGGCTGCGGCGACCATTTCCTCGATCGTGTTGTTGCCGTCGGACCACTCGGTGTGGGTGTGGAGATCGCCACGAACGTCCTTGCGGCTCACCAGGTCGGGTAACTCGCCCGCCGCCGCGGCATCGATCTCGCCGCGGTTCTCGCGCAGTTCCGGCGGGATCCACGACAGCCCGAGCGCCTCGTACATCCCCGCCTCGGTCTCGCCCGCCACGCGCTCGCCGACGCGCTGCCTTCCGTCGGACCGTCGGCCCGACGACGTTCGCGAACCGTCGGTTCCCTCACCCGCCTCGTGGTCCTCGACCTCACTCACGTCGAACGCCCCGTACTCGTTGAGCTTCATCCCACGGTCGATCGCGTAGTTGCGCAGGCTGACGTTGTGGTCCTTGCTCCCCGTGAAGTACTGCAGCGCCGAGCCGAACTCCTCGGGAACGACGACCCGGAGGTCGACCCGGATCTCGCCGACCCGGACGCTCGCTTTCGCCGGCCCCGACTCGATCTCGCCGTCGACGGAGTCCCACTCGAGCAGCGCCTCGACCACTTCCTCGGGCTCCTCGGTCGCCGCCAGCACGTCCACGTCGCCGATCGTCGCCCGCCACCGGCGGATCGAGCCCGCGACCGCACAGCGTTCGACCGCCTCGAGCGACTCGAGGTAGGCGAGGACGTCGTCGGCGAGTGGTCGGGCCTCGCCGAGCAACTGCCGTTGACCGACCTGGCGGGCGAACTCGAGATTATCGAGGATGTTCTGCTCCGTCTTCGGGCCGAAGCCCTTCACCGACTGGATCTCACCCGCCTCGGCGGCCGCCTCGAGGTCGTCGAGCGTCTCGATCCCGAGTTCGCGGTACAGTTTCCCGACCGTCTTCGGGCCGACGCCCTCGACGCGGGTGAGGTCGGCCATCTCGACGGGCAACTCGGCGCGAAGTTCCTCGAGTTCCTCGATCGCGCCCGTCTCGACGTACTCGACGATCTTCGCGGCGATGGCGTCGCCGACGCCCTCTATCTCCTGGATGGCGTCCTCGTCGTCCGCCGCGACGTGG
This portion of the Natronobeatus ordinarius genome encodes:
- a CDS encoding Cdc6/Cdc18 family protein; protein product: MPPDESVGRDPLFQYDDPIFADERLLEITHLPGPDRIVGRDEQMQRVAEALNPAIFGSEPTHLFIFGKTGTGKSLISRSVTQRVITEADRDGITVKYAFIDCGEQNTEAAIVKTIGQAVNEPDRSGVSIPDRGLGTGDYYKRLWQAVDACTDVTIVILDEIDMLEDDEVLRKLSRAGENRRISDSRVGIIGISNKIDFPDGLSERVKSSLARDELVFPPYDATQLVDILEKRRDAFHEGVLTDDVIPLTSALAAQEHGDARKAIDILRNAGRLAKKGNDALVAEEHVRAAKEKTEADRFNELIEGSPQQAKAILYALTLLTENSISEEFPTKVIYSQYKGIAGRLGLDALSERRVQEILQELNFLNVIQSEREGRGRGRGAHAKHRLLEDPSIVKKVLLRDSRLSTLDA
- a CDS encoding Mut7-C RNAse domain-containing protein, encoding MHVLIDVMCGGIVAYLRMCGHDAVYAADRDLEDDDELLAVATAEGRTILTRDVQLATRAEESILLESRDVEDQLEALAAAGVDLTPSDEPERCGACNGPLEAVDRTEPTPGYAPDPVDGPIWRCRDCGQHFWQGSHWDRVCETLSRVRDRTTV
- a CDS encoding helix-hairpin-helix domain-containing protein, encoding MTTNAELAGRFEEFADLLEADDVEYKPRAYRRAAEAIAAYPVPVADHVAADDEDAIQEIEGVGDAIAAKIVEYVETGAIEELEELRAELPVEMADLTRVEGVGPKTVGKLYRELGIETLDDLEAAAEAGEIQSVKGFGPKTEQNILDNLEFARQVGQRQLLGEARPLADDVLAYLESLEAVERCAVAGSIRRWRATIGDVDVLAATEEPEEVVEALLEWDSVDGEIESGPAKASVRVGEIRVDLRVVVPEEFGSALQYFTGSKDHNVSLRNYAIDRGMKLNEYGAFDVSEVEDHEAGEGTDGSRTSSGRRSDGRQRVGERVAGETEAGMYEALGLSWIPPELRENRGEIDAAAAGELPDLVSRKDVRGDLHTHTEWSDGNNTIEEMVAAAEERGYEYYAVADHAEGPGVVGGMGLSETEIVEQVEAIREVDAATEIEVFAGIEANIDAEGEIGLSEAVIDALDLIVASPHSALDQDAETATERLCRAAEHPAVDILGHPSGRLLNQREGLAFDARALARAAAEHDTALEVNANPRRLDLWGSAVQAAIEEGATIAINTDAHRPATLEYMRWGVHTARRGWAEPAAVVNTWSLEELRAFLH